Part of the Bacillus andreraoultii genome is shown below.
TAGTAGTTTTCCGCCCTTTCGCAACGACCGCTTTTGTAATAATCTCTCTCGTATTTCCCATGCGAGCGTAACCTCCTCAAGTTTTATCACTTCATCCTATGCGGGACAGAAAACCAGTGTGCAAGAAAACACGTTTATTTTCGCCAACATATGCAAAGGTTACATTGAACGGAAAAAGGTTTTTTTGAATTAAACTGTTCTTTAACATGGGTAGATAACAAACCCGTTTCATCTTGTTATTTTTATGAGATGTGTCTCTGGTCTTGCACTTAATCGCAATGGTAAACTTGTCGTTCCATATCCATTACTAATTAGCATATCCATCGTTCTCGTTCGATGTAACTTCCCTTTCGAATATGGGCCCATCCCGAAAATTCGAATTTGCCCACCATGAGTATGGCCACATAATAATAAAGATATATGATCTTCCTCTTTTATATGTTTTTTTACATCTGGCTTATGGCAAACAACAATTTTAAATGCTTCCTTTTCGATCGGTTGAAAAACATCATCGAGATTATATTCATCTTCTTCGTGTTCCCCAATGCCAATTAGATAGATTTTATCCCCTTCATTAGTGCTTATAACAGCATGAGAATCTTCAAGGATTGTTACTTGATATTTCCGAAAGATTTCTTCCAATTGATTAACATTCTTTTCGAAATCATTATTCCCCCATACAAAATAAGTCGGGCCAATTGCCCTTAACCGGCGAATATTTTCTTCTGTTCGAGCGTAAGGGACACCTCTTTCCGTTATGTCTCCACCAATAATTACTAAGTCAGCGCGACCTTTCACTTCATTTATCATTTCTTCACTAATTACTCGACGATGGATATCTGAGATAAAAAAAATCTGGAGTTCTTTTAAAGATTGAGGGAATTGTTGATAATGAAGCTCATGTTCTACAATCCGATTTTCTTTTGCTACTAGCCACATATATATGAGAAGGACAGCAAAGCAGACTAAAGTGATGATCGTAATTATTTCCATAACCCACCTCTTAAAAAAGACCTACCTCTTAAAAGATAGGTCTTCATTGTTATTGATTGAACGTAACACAGACAGAATCGTATCGCTGATCTTTTTTAGCTAATAGGAAAGTATAAATTATCCCTATTTCTAGTTTTCTTGTGCGCATATGCGTACAAGGAAGGCTCAAGAACATTGCTTCAAAGCCGAAAAAAATTTTTTAGCGAACTACGGCTCTCTTTTTGCTAAAGGTTTTAGCGTCTTGAGTGATCTTTATTTTGAATGATAGGAAAATGCATCCTTCTCGCTTTGGACTTGGGAGCCTGTTTTTCCATCTAACAAGTCTCCACCTGTCGTTTTAATGATGTTGTTCGTCACAGTATTTGCAATTGTATTTGAAACCATTTGAAGCAGTTCATTTACTTCTAATTGCGACTCTTTAAACTCTTGAACAATTGGAATTTCATCGATTTCTTTTTCAAGGTTTTCAATTTTTTCCTCTACTTGTTTCAGAGCTTTTACTTTGCCATAGTTTTGGAAGTTGACCGCTTGTTTTTGTAAGCTTTTTATACTTGCGATTTTTTCCCGTACTTTCTGATTTTCATTGATTTTTGCTTCAGCACGTTTAAAAAAATCAACTTCCTCTGTTTCAGCAATCATTTTTGCAAGCTCTCTCGCTTTATCAATGATATCTGACTTTGTATATTTCCCCATTGTTTAGCTCACCTCAATTTTTTCCTCTACCACCATTTCCCCATTTAATGTCCATGTTTTTGTATCAGTAATTTTAACTTTAACAATTTTCCCAATAGCTGATTTCGGCCCTACAAAATTCACTAATTTATTTCTTCTTGTATATCCACTTAGAACATCTGGATTATTTTTCGATTCCCCTTCAACGAGAACCTCAACAATTTGACCGTTCATTTCTTTCATCTTTTGAGCTGAAAATTCATTAACTAATGCATTTAATCGTTGTAGTCGTTCCTTTTTCACTTCTATTGGAACATTATCTTTCATTTTCGCTGCAGGTGTGCCTTCTCTTGGTGAGTAAATGAAGGTGTATGCGGAATCAAAGCCGACTTCACGATATAAAGAT
Proteins encoded:
- a CDS encoding RicAFT regulatory complex protein RicA family protein, giving the protein MGKYTKSDIIDKARELAKMIAETEEVDFFKRAEAKINENQKVREKIASIKSLQKQAVNFQNYGKVKALKQVEEKIENLEKEIDEIPIVQEFKESQLEVNELLQMVSNTIANTVTNNIIKTTGGDLLDGKTGSQVQSEKDAFSYHSK
- a CDS encoding metallophosphoesterase, whose product is MEIITIITLVCFAVLLIYMWLVAKENRIVEHELHYQQFPQSLKELQIFFISDIHRRVISEEMINEVKGRADLVIIGGDITERGVPYARTEENIRRLRAIGPTYFVWGNNDFEKNVNQLEEIFRKYQVTILEDSHAVISTNEGDKIYLIGIGEHEEDEYNLDDVFQPIEKEAFKIVVCHKPDVKKHIKEEDHISLLLCGHTHGGQIRIFGMGPYSKGKLHRTRTMDMLISNGYGTTSLPLRLSARPETHLIKITR